One genomic region from Chthonomonas calidirosea T49 encodes:
- a CDS encoding Gfo/Idh/MocA family protein, which translates to MTLKVAVIGAGGIGARHGQVYMRHPDAELLGYCDIDAARADRLAARDGVKSWHSVKEMLADVGDKLQAVSVCTAGPENGGHHYEPTMQCFEAGLHVLCEKPISNNIHHAREMVETARKKGLYFGINLNHRFTPPAAKAKEWVQSGKLGHLLLMNMTMWIDNPNESSPWFHIRALHPHSLDIMRYYCGPVRKVHAFFNRAPKSDGPGGKRVCWSNVQVNLLFENDVVGHLTGSYDANPAHNLERCEVMGTEGRFVLENLYEELTFYPRRSPELTVIRNSIMGGMTGFDQTFDRRIGRWIEQVNAGVPRDQIEASGEDGLAVQEIIEAAIQSWENNCVVDVERG; encoded by the coding sequence ATGACGTTGAAAGTGGCCGTGATTGGGGCTGGAGGCATCGGAGCGCGGCATGGACAGGTCTATATGCGTCACCCAGATGCCGAGCTGCTAGGCTATTGCGATATAGATGCGGCTCGTGCCGATCGCCTCGCTGCACGCGATGGCGTAAAAAGTTGGCACAGCGTTAAAGAGATGCTGGCGGATGTGGGCGACAAGCTGCAGGCCGTATCGGTCTGTACGGCCGGCCCAGAGAACGGCGGGCATCACTACGAGCCGACCATGCAGTGTTTCGAGGCTGGCCTGCATGTGCTTTGCGAGAAACCCATCAGCAACAACATCCATCACGCACGGGAAATGGTGGAGACAGCGCGTAAAAAAGGACTCTATTTTGGAATCAATCTGAATCACCGCTTTACGCCGCCGGCAGCTAAGGCCAAGGAGTGGGTACAGAGCGGAAAATTGGGACACCTCCTCCTCATGAATATGACCATGTGGATAGATAACCCCAATGAAAGCTCGCCATGGTTCCATATTCGGGCGCTTCATCCCCACTCGCTCGATATTATGCGATACTATTGTGGGCCAGTGCGAAAAGTCCATGCCTTCTTCAATCGCGCGCCGAAGTCGGACGGGCCTGGCGGCAAGCGGGTATGCTGGTCGAACGTTCAGGTAAATTTGCTGTTCGAAAACGATGTGGTAGGGCACCTTACTGGCTCTTACGATGCCAACCCCGCCCATAACCTGGAGCGATGCGAGGTGATGGGTACGGAGGGACGCTTTGTTCTGGAAAACCTTTATGAGGAGCTAACGTTTTATCCTCGTCGTAGCCCAGAACTGACGGTTATCCGCAATAGCATTATGGGCGGCATGACCGGGTTCGACCAGACGTTCGATCGACGCATAGGACGCTGGATAGAGCAGGTAAACGCAGGGGTGCCTCGTGATCAGATCGAGGCGAGCGGCGAAGACGGTTTGGCCGTGCAAGAGATCATCGAGGCCGCCATTCAAAGCTGGGAAAACAACTGTGTGGTGGATGTGGAGAGGGGGTAA
- a CDS encoding NAD(P)H-hydrate epimerase has product MRIVTSEQMREYDRYVIEQVGLPGAVLMENAGAAVAQVIAQTHGALAGAPVALFCGGGNNGGDGFVVARRLALLGAHPTVYLFGKEESLKADAATHLQVLRRMGLPVVAGADPHQLVIDPNTALAVDALLGTGSKGAPREPIRGAIVTMNRLACPIYAVDIPSGIDSDTGAVPAEAVRATHTITLACPKMGLFLFPAADYVGQLHVSDIGFCWDALELPSTGRLFSPQTSSVAATICGPRHPNANKGHFGHVAVLAGSQGMVGAPALVARAAQRAGAGLVTVLTPRCIQPVLAAKLDEQMTLPLADGEGALNEEALPDILRFAPKATLFCIGPGLTTHPQTVALVQHLLGVLHKPIVLDADGLNALAQNPECLRDRPEEAPPLFLPHTQGRLLDF; this is encoded by the coding sequence ATGCGCATTGTGACCTCCGAGCAGATGCGGGAATACGACCGCTACGTTATCGAGCAGGTAGGCCTTCCTGGCGCAGTGCTTATGGAGAACGCGGGTGCCGCCGTTGCCCAGGTCATCGCACAAACCCATGGAGCTTTAGCAGGTGCTCCTGTTGCGCTGTTTTGCGGCGGAGGGAATAACGGCGGCGACGGCTTTGTGGTGGCGCGACGGCTAGCGCTTTTGGGCGCACATCCTACCGTCTACCTCTTTGGTAAGGAAGAGAGCCTGAAGGCAGATGCCGCTACGCATCTTCAGGTGCTGCGACGTATGGGCCTGCCCGTGGTGGCTGGCGCCGACCCCCATCAGCTGGTCATCGATCCGAACACCGCGTTAGCAGTAGATGCCCTGTTGGGAACCGGAAGTAAAGGAGCACCTCGCGAACCGATTCGTGGGGCCATCGTCACAATGAATCGGCTCGCATGCCCCATCTACGCGGTGGATATCCCCTCCGGCATCGACTCGGATACGGGCGCCGTGCCAGCAGAGGCCGTGCGCGCGACTCACACCATTACCCTGGCCTGCCCCAAAATGGGGCTTTTCCTTTTTCCTGCGGCCGACTACGTGGGGCAGCTTCATGTGAGCGATATTGGTTTCTGCTGGGACGCGCTCGAGTTGCCCTCCACCGGCAGGCTCTTCTCCCCTCAAACCTCCTCAGTAGCTGCTACCATATGCGGGCCTCGACATCCCAATGCCAATAAGGGCCACTTTGGCCACGTGGCGGTGCTCGCCGGTTCCCAAGGCATGGTAGGGGCTCCGGCTTTGGTTGCAAGAGCGGCTCAACGAGCTGGGGCGGGGCTTGTAACCGTGCTGACACCCCGCTGCATTCAGCCGGTGCTGGCCGCTAAACTCGATGAGCAGATGACGCTGCCGCTTGCCGATGGGGAGGGCGCTCTTAACGAAGAGGCCCTGCCCGACATTCTCCGTTTTGCCCCAAAAGCCACTCTTTTCTGCATCGGCCCTGGCCTCACTACACACCCCCAAACCGTTGCCCTGGTGCAGCATCTGCTGGGCGTGCTTCACAAACCCATCGTGCTCGATGCCGATGGGTTGAACGCCCTCGCCCAAAACCCTGAGTGCTTGCGAGATCGCCCCGAAGAGGCTCCCCCCTTATTCTTACCCCACACCCAGGGGAGGCTGCTCGACTTTTAG
- a CDS encoding ADP-dependent NAD(P)H-hydrate dehydratase yields the protein MLARSPRRGSPLILTPHPGEAARLLGTTTQEIESDRVGAVKLLASRFRAIALLKGRYTLIATPDGTLFVNTTGNPGMATGGSGDSLTGILGGILAQVLAQERNKTDIRDRMDVLVEAVALATYLHGRAGDLACQTLGEAALTAGDIIHHLPMAFDKLLVEPSPCSLHLQTRRLHEETAV from the coding sequence GTGCTTGCGAGATCGCCCCGAAGAGGCTCCCCCCTTATTCTTACCCCACACCCAGGGGAGGCTGCTCGACTTTTAGGAACAACAACGCAGGAGATCGAGTCCGACCGTGTAGGAGCGGTCAAGTTGCTGGCCTCTCGTTTTCGCGCGATAGCGTTGCTAAAAGGGCGCTATACGCTCATTGCTACCCCTGATGGCACGCTATTCGTAAATACTACAGGGAACCCGGGCATGGCTACAGGTGGCAGTGGCGATAGCCTAACAGGCATTTTAGGGGGTATATTAGCTCAAGTCCTTGCGCAAGAACGCAATAAAACCGATATAAGAGATAGAATGGATGTTCTAGTCGAAGCCGTGGCGCTAGCCACCTATCTGCACGGGCGAGCGGGAGACCTGGCCTGCCAAACCCTAGGTGAGGCGGCACTGACGGCAGGCGATATCATTCACCATCTGCCCATGGCGTTTGACAAACTGCTCGTGGAACCGAGTCCGTGTAGCTTGCACTTGCAGACGAGACGTCTGCACGAGGAGACGGCCGTGTAG
- a CDS encoding FHA domain-containing protein, which yields MVFSPDLPHLCDQEAWLRRAIPRGTEAVCARATVAILGSLLFCSLAAYAQKPVTSSPSAPSTSSKPAAPVQPTIQIQRQVSGDLLYRFLLPNGIPTAPVPLPTPTDASQTVAVTLPANLPQNAVLEIIDRTTGRVAHLPVKTKGVTALTDADFTLVQTVMVPVQVEGKGGLTDAIVTLTSADGKYKASWLLKAADKGVAQFTNVPMGVALTVTVKNDDDPPISQTQTLPTNPPAEGYHWPTITVTWPDAHSVPLPAAPTTPAAPTTSPPSVTPPPTSNPISDIVSTLIGLAIIGGIGYGIVWAYKQGHLRRFFEGIGMHIPESQTQPDLQPFKKPEQPPLPPITEGTADPLAGLSGVAGSPLNVGSRPRLVGTIGVYAGQMFELQGSQVDIGREPSNTVVLSQDSNVSRRHASIQNQGGQFVIVDNGSSNGTFVNGARIPPQTPHPLRPGDEIQVGMTRFRFET from the coding sequence GTGGTCTTTAGCCCTGACCTCCCTCATCTCTGCGATCAGGAGGCTTGGTTGAGAAGAGCGATTCCCAGGGGAACTGAGGCGGTTTGTGCTCGTGCAACCGTGGCGATTCTAGGAAGCTTGTTGTTCTGCAGCCTTGCGGCGTACGCTCAAAAGCCTGTCACCTCCTCTCCATCGGCCCCTTCTACATCGTCTAAGCCGGCGGCTCCCGTTCAGCCCACGATCCAGATTCAACGGCAAGTGAGCGGAGATCTGCTTTATCGCTTTCTTCTCCCTAACGGTATCCCCACAGCGCCTGTACCCCTGCCAACCCCCACCGATGCCAGCCAGACCGTAGCTGTTACGCTACCTGCAAACTTGCCCCAAAATGCAGTTTTAGAGATCATTGATCGCACCACTGGTAGAGTGGCGCATTTGCCGGTCAAAACCAAAGGGGTCACCGCCCTCACAGACGCCGATTTCACCCTTGTGCAAACGGTGATGGTGCCTGTTCAGGTGGAGGGTAAGGGAGGCCTCACCGATGCGATCGTTACCCTTACCAGCGCCGACGGAAAATATAAGGCGAGTTGGCTACTGAAGGCAGCAGATAAAGGTGTCGCTCAGTTTACTAACGTTCCCATGGGTGTGGCCCTCACCGTTACGGTAAAGAACGACGATGACCCTCCTATCAGCCAAACCCAAACGCTGCCAACGAATCCGCCCGCAGAGGGCTATCATTGGCCAACGATCACCGTCACTTGGCCGGATGCCCATAGTGTCCCCTTGCCGGCTGCTCCTACCACACCAGCGGCACCAACCACATCTCCTCCCAGCGTCACACCACCGCCGACGTCGAACCCGATAAGCGACATCGTTTCGACCCTTATTGGGCTTGCCATCATCGGGGGAATAGGCTATGGGATTGTTTGGGCCTATAAGCAGGGCCATCTGAGGCGCTTTTTTGAGGGAATCGGCATGCATATTCCCGAATCCCAGACTCAGCCAGACCTACAACCTTTTAAGAAGCCGGAGCAACCTCCTCTTCCGCCGATCACCGAAGGAACCGCCGACCCCCTTGCCGGACTTAGCGGTGTGGCCGGCTCTCCTCTCAACGTGGGAAGTCGGCCGCGCCTAGTGGGCACTATCGGCGTCTACGCGGGGCAAATGTTCGAACTGCAGGGCTCGCAGGTGGATATCGGCCGCGAGCCTTCTAACACGGTGGTTCTCTCGCAGGATAGCAACGTATCACGGCGTCATGCCAGTATTCAAAACCAGGGTGGGCAGTTCGTCATTGTGGATAACGGCTCCTCTAACGGAACGTTTGTCAATGGGGCTCGCATTCCCCCGCAAACCCCTCATCCACTCCGCCCCGGTGATGAGATTCAGGTGGGTATGACGCGCTTTCGCTTTGAGACATAA
- a CDS encoding FHA domain-containing protein has product MRSRIIVCTLAGLVGGLVGALLQEALIHYQVIRGISGDCLPVPPTPGQVRLLAFCVGGLPGMLLGTADGVVEGNSRKLLRGIVVGLIGGFLLGYIGMMFGNMLYNLLGGPADMSSRLGLGSFLHEVIARAFGWSLLGAGIGTGAAISTLHPKRIGRGALGGFLGGFIGGFVFDLVAVTAAPLQAPLKSGACYEAGGLSRIIGFTAIATCTGLLVGIVEELLKEAWVRVLVGRNEGRDFSLERPVNILGRDERCDVPLYGDPSVGIQHAAICKEDNRHVLVDAGTPTGTVVNGQPVPPNGKVVLRDGDMIQIGMHRILFRERATASKVRPIGVETPRSAAGNPLSPMPSHLCPYCGAPKDAAGNCRCTVTPSAPMPVTDPLGGMAYGSSLGASAPTAGVGTILGRLVGIEGPIAGQIIPLEKPNITIGREAGRDIVIANDPTVSRTHAELSYVNGVWMVRDNNSSNGTFVNGMRISIQELHPGDIVQFGSSRFRFE; this is encoded by the coding sequence ATGCGTTCACGTATCATCGTATGTACGCTTGCCGGTTTGGTAGGTGGTTTGGTCGGAGCGCTCCTTCAAGAGGCCCTTATCCACTACCAGGTAATCCGCGGGATATCTGGTGACTGTTTGCCGGTTCCTCCCACTCCGGGGCAGGTGAGGCTTCTAGCCTTTTGCGTAGGCGGGCTTCCGGGCATGCTTTTGGGAACCGCCGATGGGGTTGTTGAAGGGAACTCCCGTAAACTCTTGCGAGGCATCGTTGTCGGGCTGATAGGTGGCTTCCTGTTGGGCTACATAGGTATGATGTTTGGCAATATGCTGTACAACCTGCTTGGCGGCCCGGCAGATATGAGCTCCCGCCTGGGCTTAGGAAGCTTTCTCCATGAGGTCATCGCGCGAGCTTTTGGGTGGTCGCTGCTGGGTGCGGGCATTGGGACCGGTGCCGCCATCAGCACGCTACACCCAAAGCGGATTGGGCGTGGAGCGTTAGGAGGCTTTCTTGGTGGATTTATCGGCGGCTTTGTCTTCGATCTTGTTGCGGTGACGGCTGCGCCTCTTCAGGCCCCGCTTAAATCGGGCGCTTGCTACGAAGCGGGTGGGTTAAGTAGAATCATTGGGTTTACAGCCATCGCTACCTGTACTGGCCTTTTGGTGGGCATTGTGGAAGAGCTTTTGAAAGAGGCCTGGGTGCGTGTGCTGGTGGGTCGTAATGAAGGACGCGATTTCTCTTTAGAGAGGCCGGTAAACATCTTAGGACGCGACGAGCGCTGTGACGTGCCTCTTTACGGCGACCCAAGTGTTGGCATTCAGCATGCCGCTATTTGCAAAGAGGATAATCGGCACGTTTTGGTGGATGCGGGTACGCCCACAGGCACGGTGGTGAATGGCCAACCCGTGCCTCCGAACGGAAAAGTGGTGTTGCGCGACGGCGATATGATTCAGATTGGAATGCACCGCATCCTCTTTCGAGAACGCGCTACCGCCTCCAAAGTGCGGCCGATCGGAGTGGAGACACCGCGCAGCGCCGCTGGCAATCCGCTCTCGCCTATGCCATCGCATCTTTGCCCCTACTGTGGCGCGCCTAAAGATGCGGCCGGTAATTGCCGATGTACGGTGACGCCCTCAGCACCCATGCCCGTAACAGACCCACTAGGAGGCATGGCTTATGGCAGCAGCCTAGGGGCCTCCGCTCCGACGGCAGGGGTAGGGACGATTTTAGGTCGGCTTGTAGGAATAGAGGGGCCTATCGCTGGGCAGATCATACCGCTAGAGAAACCAAATATCACTATAGGACGTGAGGCCGGTAGAGACATTGTGATCGCCAACGACCCCACCGTTTCGCGCACTCATGCGGAATTAAGCTACGTGAACGGAGTTTGGATGGTAAGAGATAACAACTCCTCCAACGGCACGTTCGTCAACGGGATGCGCATCAGCATTCAGGAGCTGCACCCAGGAGACATCGTGCAGTTCGGTTCGAGCCGTTTTCGCTTCGAGTAA
- a CDS encoding vWA domain-containing protein, with translation MEDRTQIIGAPPTQMGAMPTQMGMAQTQMGTALQTLEVECMSGNRYALAGDISREHALVVLKATGQQLGRRAPINVCLCIDRSGSMEGPPLEYVKMACDYVVDMLEPNDILSIVTFEEHVDVLMPARRVVNKALIKEHIHRIEPGNTTNLYDGLVAAFMQIAAVLPQTQGYVTRVLLLTDGEPTVGIKDYGTIVQQVAEQRAKGITVTALGFGPEYNEELLAGIAKRSGGNYYYIQRPDLIPEVFRRELETVMSVVARNVQVRLHLSRWVNLRQVYGLQPSFGPRTIEVTVPDIERGTSRTVLVELEFERHPVGIFRVAKAVVTYEDLLANRPGQAQADCVFEFTKDASLLAQGVNPIVRNEIEIAQASQNLQRTIMGMRTQQLTAMGALSELQRTRTILMQTGQTEKAQQLEAAMQSLQRGSGDVEKTLMGTIVDIEQGKR, from the coding sequence ATGGAAGATCGCACACAGATTATAGGCGCACCACCTACGCAGATGGGCGCCATGCCCACCCAAATGGGAATGGCGCAAACACAGATGGGAACTGCACTCCAAACTCTTGAAGTGGAGTGTATGTCGGGCAATCGTTATGCTCTTGCCGGCGACATTTCCCGCGAGCACGCTCTCGTTGTGCTTAAGGCCACCGGACAACAGCTTGGACGGCGTGCCCCCATCAACGTATGTCTCTGCATTGACCGCTCCGGCAGCATGGAGGGGCCTCCGTTAGAGTATGTGAAAATGGCGTGCGACTATGTGGTGGATATGCTTGAGCCGAACGATATTCTTTCCATCGTCACCTTTGAAGAGCATGTAGACGTGCTGATGCCGGCTCGCCGCGTGGTGAACAAGGCGCTTATCAAAGAGCATATCCATCGCATTGAGCCGGGCAATACCACGAACCTTTACGATGGATTAGTTGCCGCCTTCATGCAGATCGCCGCCGTGTTGCCCCAAACACAAGGCTATGTCACACGCGTGTTGCTGCTTACCGATGGTGAACCGACGGTTGGAATCAAAGACTATGGCACCATTGTGCAACAAGTTGCAGAACAGCGCGCTAAGGGCATTACCGTCACGGCATTGGGTTTTGGCCCAGAGTACAACGAGGAGCTTCTGGCAGGAATTGCCAAACGAAGTGGAGGCAACTATTATTACATTCAGCGCCCCGACCTCATCCCCGAGGTGTTTCGGCGCGAACTGGAGACGGTGATGTCGGTTGTCGCTCGAAACGTTCAGGTGCGTCTCCACCTATCACGATGGGTTAACCTACGCCAAGTCTACGGGCTGCAACCCTCTTTCGGCCCGCGCACCATCGAGGTAACCGTGCCCGACATCGAGCGAGGTACCTCGCGCACGGTGTTGGTAGAGTTGGAGTTCGAGCGTCATCCGGTAGGGATTTTCCGTGTAGCGAAGGCTGTGGTCACTTACGAGGACCTTCTTGCGAACCGACCCGGTCAGGCACAAGCCGACTGCGTTTTTGAGTTCACCAAGGACGCGTCGCTTTTGGCACAAGGGGTTAACCCCATTGTGCGTAACGAGATCGAAATAGCGCAGGCTTCCCAGAATCTACAACGCACCATCATGGGGATGCGTACGCAACAGCTCACGGCCATGGGAGCTCTTTCCGAACTGCAACGCACTCGCACCATCCTTATGCAAACAGGCCAAACAGAGAAGGCTCAACAGTTGGAGGCGGCCATGCAGTCGCTTCAGCGAGGGAGTGGCGACGTGGAGAAAACCCTCATGGGCACCATTGTAGACATCGAACAGGGCAAACGATAA
- a CDS encoding FHA domain-containing protein, translating into MTDEPTRMMASPAGPEKTLLATPEADPLRTQMGGTTVCPVCHATTPALESYCCECGFLLSGPVPESLEVALEEAPPAELVELETGRRYRLRVGDNTVGRQGTDVLLLDATVSRNHARIHVENGQISVEDLGSTNGTKVGDLRLTPNQPVSVTSGTLLRFGNVQLRLEVRGGETAEKTVAIAAPSSETTLLASAAQPEETASPVARLRKLEGPGNELSVPAGVSRIGRRPTNELIVTGDAYVSGLHAEIRVENGEAWLMDVGSTNGTFVNGTRLTPNQPQLLANGDEVKIGQTSYRFEWVEPSQPEEPPQDMREPQVEQPNEEANDASET; encoded by the coding sequence ATGACCGATGAACCCACCCGTATGATGGCCTCTCCGGCCGGGCCGGAGAAAACGCTATTAGCCACACCGGAGGCCGACCCCCTACGCACACAGATGGGCGGCACCACCGTTTGCCCCGTGTGTCATGCCACCACTCCTGCACTAGAAAGCTACTGTTGCGAATGTGGTTTTCTGTTATCAGGGCCTGTTCCAGAAAGCCTAGAGGTTGCTTTGGAAGAGGCACCTCCTGCAGAGCTCGTGGAGCTTGAAACGGGACGCCGCTACCGCCTACGCGTAGGAGATAACACGGTAGGGCGGCAAGGAACCGATGTTCTGCTTTTAGATGCCACGGTATCGCGAAACCATGCGCGTATTCACGTGGAGAATGGGCAGATATCTGTTGAAGACCTTGGCAGTACGAACGGCACCAAGGTGGGCGATCTACGCCTTACCCCCAACCAGCCAGTCTCTGTAACGAGTGGTACCCTGCTCCGTTTCGGTAACGTTCAGCTTCGCCTCGAAGTGCGCGGAGGCGAAACTGCAGAGAAGACGGTGGCCATAGCGGCCCCATCCTCCGAGACAACGCTGCTTGCGTCCGCTGCGCAGCCGGAAGAGACCGCCTCACCCGTAGCTCGGCTCAGAAAGTTGGAGGGGCCAGGCAACGAGCTGTCCGTGCCTGCCGGGGTTTCGCGCATCGGACGGCGTCCAACCAATGAGCTAATCGTTACTGGTGATGCCTATGTTTCCGGTTTGCACGCGGAGATACGGGTTGAAAACGGTGAGGCGTGGCTCATGGACGTCGGTAGCACCAACGGCACTTTTGTCAACGGAACGCGGCTAACTCCCAATCAGCCACAGCTTTTGGCAAATGGGGATGAGGTGAAGATCGGGCAGACAAGCTACCGTTTTGAGTGGGTCGAGCCGTCTCAGCCCGAAGAGCCCCCACAGGATATGCGGGAGCCTCAAGTAGAACAACCAAATGAAGAGGCAAACGATGCCTCCGAGACATAA
- a CDS encoding Stp1/IreP family PP2C-type Ser/Thr phosphatase, producing MTETYSTSQGGQEPTAKFEREVLVRGWRSYAPRAPRCLPLIKFAARTDMGQVRENNEDKFDFYEPEEPAILAQRGCLYAVADGMGGALAGQIASELTLKRLLSAYYDHPADDPHVAMREAILEANNYIYALAQAIPERNGMGSTLVAAVFIEDRVFIVQVGDSRAYLWRRGQFRQVTVDHSWVEEQVRAGVLTREEAELSPFRNVITRSIGATPNVLPDFYDESVQEGDIWLLCSDGLTGHVEDAEIADIIGTHAPSEATRQLVELANARGGRDNITVFVLSIRAVVAYEEAQAFFTAPQMMPKEAAVDDGSLSSTPKPAAPFWRRFLLGS from the coding sequence ATGACAGAGACGTATTCTACATCGCAGGGAGGCCAAGAGCCTACGGCGAAATTTGAGCGTGAGGTTTTGGTGCGAGGATGGCGTTCTTACGCCCCGCGCGCGCCGCGTTGTCTCCCCCTCATCAAGTTTGCTGCCCGCACGGACATGGGACAGGTTCGCGAAAACAACGAGGATAAGTTCGATTTTTACGAGCCGGAAGAGCCAGCTATTCTTGCGCAGCGCGGATGCCTCTATGCGGTCGCCGACGGCATGGGGGGCGCTTTGGCTGGACAGATCGCCAGTGAGCTTACCCTTAAGCGCCTGCTTTCGGCCTACTACGATCATCCGGCAGACGATCCGCATGTGGCCATGCGTGAGGCCATTTTAGAGGCAAACAACTACATCTACGCTTTAGCACAGGCCATTCCCGAACGAAACGGCATGGGCAGCACGCTGGTAGCGGCTGTCTTTATTGAAGATAGAGTTTTTATTGTGCAGGTAGGCGACAGCCGTGCCTATCTATGGCGTCGTGGACAGTTTCGGCAGGTAACGGTCGATCACTCCTGGGTAGAGGAACAGGTACGGGCGGGCGTGCTCACACGGGAAGAGGCCGAGCTGTCTCCTTTCCGCAATGTCATCACGCGCTCCATCGGTGCAACCCCAAACGTCCTGCCCGACTTTTATGACGAAAGCGTGCAAGAGGGCGACATCTGGCTCCTCTGTTCGGACGGTCTCACCGGCCATGTAGAGGACGCCGAGATCGCTGACATTATTGGGACGCATGCGCCCTCTGAGGCCACACGACAGCTCGTTGAACTTGCCAATGCGCGTGGAGGTCGCGATAATATTACGGTTTTTGTGCTCTCTATCCGCGCCGTAGTGGCCTATGAGGAGGCCCAAGCCTTTTTTACCGCCCCTCAGATGATGCCTAAAGAAGCGGCTGTAGACGACGGAAGCCTCAGTAGCACACCGAAACCGGCTGCCCCTTTCTGGCGCCGCTTTTTGCTCGGGTCATGA
- the minC gene encoding septum site-determining protein MinC, producing MVTLQPWHNGLLQEFLLTVPADLEWEEALAQIEARLEEVKPSMSVRGVQITIEFGVRQVSYELLQDLVALLRDRYGVLVVAVVSTDMHTHEAARRLALGVYLMAPGAPLSTEASVDAAGNNALYYAGTVRSGQRLTHHTHLIVGGDVNPGAEVIAGGDIVVLGTLRGLAHAGCYGNEGARIIAGNMRPQQLRIAGQIARAPEEETRVATASPRPEVARIVDGIIQVSPL from the coding sequence ATGGTAACGCTGCAGCCGTGGCATAACGGTTTGCTGCAGGAGTTTCTGCTTACGGTGCCTGCCGACTTAGAGTGGGAAGAGGCCCTTGCCCAGATAGAAGCGCGACTCGAGGAGGTAAAACCCTCCATGTCGGTACGAGGAGTGCAGATCACCATCGAGTTTGGCGTGCGTCAAGTTAGTTACGAGCTACTGCAAGATTTAGTGGCACTTTTACGTGATCGTTACGGGGTGTTGGTTGTGGCCGTTGTAAGTACCGACATGCACACGCATGAGGCCGCCCGTCGGCTAGCTCTGGGCGTCTATCTTATGGCTCCAGGCGCGCCCCTTAGCACCGAAGCGAGTGTGGACGCCGCAGGAAACAATGCGCTTTACTATGCCGGCACAGTGCGCTCCGGACAGAGACTCACCCACCATACGCACCTGATTGTCGGTGGCGATGTAAACCCGGGAGCAGAGGTGATTGCTGGTGGAGATATTGTGGTTCTAGGGACGTTGCGCGGTTTAGCGCATGCTGGCTGCTATGGAAACGAGGGAGCACGCATTATAGCGGGCAACATGCGTCCCCAGCAACTTCGCATTGCCGGCCAGATCGCTCGCGCGCCTGAGGAAGAGACTCGTGTTGCGACTGCTAGCCCGCGTCCCGAAGTTGCACGTATTGTAGATGGCATCATTCAAGTCTCACCCCTTTGA
- a CDS encoding matrixin family metalloprotease: MVSIKSTKYLLGIMLGCCLLLILGAGCGSGGAGSILFSSNATIGLPGDQAGNTSAGSVTVLPSSGGCTDSTYLPNFATADDPATGLPNHLYHWTHFPLNVYIVSSNLATPDRITQATDGFSWWSQALGVIGKFNLVNSSTQANIIVQFENMGLTNYGAITNYTVNGNGEMQNATITFNMTYLTSVPNIAPVAAHEFGHALGLAGHSPNDTDVMSVSANVYNLTGLSQADINTMKTAYCGVSLTVSGSKAAAQRLYSGSIPFLGTARKPVTHPRSELHKHTEQLIAPFSGRFSEGKKTESQLIDPLP; the protein is encoded by the coding sequence ATGGTTTCCATAAAGAGCACGAAGTATCTTTTAGGGATAATGCTAGGGTGTTGTCTACTTTTAATCCTTGGAGCTGGTTGTGGGAGCGGAGGAGCAGGCTCCATTCTCTTTAGTTCAAACGCCACCATTGGACTTCCCGGTGATCAAGCCGGTAACACCTCAGCAGGCAGCGTTACCGTCCTTCCAAGCAGCGGGGGATGCACCGATTCTACCTATCTTCCCAATTTTGCGACGGCGGATGACCCCGCTACAGGGTTGCCAAACCATCTCTATCACTGGACTCACTTTCCGCTTAACGTCTACATTGTGAGCAGTAATTTGGCTACGCCCGATCGTATTACCCAAGCTACCGATGGCTTCAGTTGGTGGTCACAGGCCCTCGGAGTGATAGGAAAGTTCAATCTGGTGAATAGCTCCACACAGGCCAACATCATCGTACAGTTTGAGAATATGGGTTTAACGAACTATGGCGCTATCACCAATTACACGGTGAACGGGAACGGCGAGATGCAAAATGCCACCATCACCTTTAATATGACCTACCTAACCAGCGTGCCTAACATCGCACCGGTGGCAGCGCATGAGTTTGGCCATGCGTTGGGGCTAGCAGGTCACAGTCCCAACGATACCGATGTGATGAGTGTTAGCGCCAACGTCTATAACCTTACTGGCCTTTCCCAAGCCGACATTAACACCATGAAAACGGCCTACTGCGGCGTTAGCCTCACGGTTTCCGGCAGTAAGGCGGCAGCACAACGTCTCTACTCCGGGTCGATTCCATTTTTGGGGACGGCGCGCAAGCCCGTTACGCATCCTCGCTCTGAGCTCCACAAACACACGGAGCAACTCATCGCTCCGTTCAGTGGAAGGTTTAGTGAAGGAAAGAAAACCGAGAGCCAGTTGATTGACCCTCTTCCTTGA